A stretch of Brassica napus cultivar Da-Ae chromosome C6, Da-Ae, whole genome shotgun sequence DNA encodes these proteins:
- the LOC106354576 gene encoding probable beta-D-xylosidase 7, translated as MAKMILLLLILFFLHGVDSSPPHACDALNPTTKLFQFCRTDLSVNWRARDIVSRLTVDEKISQLVNSAPGIPRLGVPAYQWWSEALHGVADVGPTPGIRFNGMVKAATSFPQVILSAASFDSYLWFRIAQVIGKEARGVYNAGQAKGMTFWAPNINIFRDPRWGRGQETPGEDPTVTGAYAVAYVRGLQGDSFDGKKTLSGGHLQASACCKHFTAYDLDRWKGITRYVFNAQVSLADMAETYQPPFKKCIEEGRASGIMCAYNRVNGIPSCADPNLLTRTARGLWHFNGYITSDCDAVSIIYDDQGYAKTPEDAVADVLKAGMDVNCGSYLQNHTKSALQQKKVSEADINRALINLFSVRIRLGLFNGDPTKLTYGNISPNDICSPSHQALALEAARNGIVLLKNVLKLIPLSKRSVSLAVIGPNAHVAKTLLGNYAGPPCKNVTPLDAIRGYVKNAVYHKGCDSVACSNAAVEQAVAIARNAERVVLIMGLDQTQEKEDMDRVDLSLPGKQRELITSVAKAAKRPVVLVLICGGPVDVSFAKDNDKIGSIVWAGYPGEAGGVALAEILFGDHNPGGRLPVTWYPQNFVNVKMTDMRMRSSSSGYPGRTYRFYKGPKVFEFGHGLSYTTYSYQFKTLAQNTLYLNQSKPQTNSDSLRYALVSEMGRESCDTAKTKVSIVVENQGEMAGKHPVLMFMRHEKGGEDGTRAEKQLVGFKSIVLSNGEKGEVEFEVGVCEHLSRANEVGVMVVEEGKYFLTVGNSELPLTVNV; from the exons ATGGCTAAAATgattctcctcctcctcattCTCTTCTTCCTTCACGGCGTTGACTCATCTCCGCCGCACGCGTGTGACGCATTGAATCCCACCACAAAGCTCTTTCAGTTCTGCCGCACCGACCTCTCGGTTAACTGGCGAGCTCGCGATATCGTCTCGAGGCTAACCGTAGACGAGAAGATCTCTCAGCTTGTAAACTCAGCTCCAGGGATACCTCGTCTTGGAGTGCCGGCGTACCAATGGTGGTCGGAGGCTTTGCACGGCGTGGCTGACGTCGGTCCGACTCCAGGGATCCGGTTTAACGGAATGGTTAAAGCTGCCACTAGCTTTCCTCAAGTCATCTTATCCGCAGCTTCCTTTGACTCCTATCTATGGTTCCGCATTGCTCAA GTAATAGGAAAGGAAGCAAGAGGAGTGTACAACGCAGGGCAAGCGAAAGGGATGACGTTTTGGGCACCGAACATTAACATATTCAGGGATCCACGGTGGGGAAGAGGCCAAGAGACTCCTGGCGAGGATCCGACGGTGACCGGAGCTTACGCGGTGGCTTACGTCAGAGGACTCCAAGGTGATTCTTTCGACGGTAAGAAAACACTCTCTGGTGGTCACCTTCAAGCCTCCGCTTGTTGTAAGCATTTCACGGCTTATGATCTTGACCGTTGGAAAGGTATCACCCGCTACGTTTTCAATGCTCAG gtgAGTTTGGCTGACATGGCGGAGACGTACCAACCACCGTTCAAGAAATGCATAGAAGAAGGCAGAGCCAGTGGCATCATGTGCGCTTATAACCGAGTCAACGGCATTCCCTCTTGCGCTGACCCAAACCTCTTGACTCGAACCGCTCGTGGTCTCTGGCACTTCAACGG ATACATTACTTCAGACTGTGACGCAGTCTCAATCATCTACGACGACCAAGGCTACGCCAAGACCCCTGAAGACGCGGTCGCTGACGTCCTCAAAGCCGGCATGGACGTAAACTGCGGTTCATACTTACAAAACCACACCAAGTCAGCTCTTCAACAAAAGAAAGTGTCGGAAGCAGACATCAACAGAGCTCTAATCAACTTATTCTCCGTTAGGATCCGTCTTGGACTCTTTAACGGCGATCCAACCAAACTAACATACGGAAACATAAGTCCTAACGACATTTGTTCTCCGTCTCACCAAGCATTAGCACTCGAAGCAGCTCGTAACGGTATCGTCCtcttgaaaaacgttttaaaactCATTCCTCTCTCCAAACGCAGCGTTTCGTTAGCTGTGATCGGTCCAAACGCTCACGTCGCCAAAACGCTTCTCGGAAACTACGCTGGCCCGCCATGCAAGAACGTGACTCCTCTAGACGCGATACGCGGTTACGTCAAAAACGCCGTTTACCATAAAGGATGCGACTCCGTGGCTTGCTCCAACGCTGCGGTTGAGCAAGCGGTGGCCATCGCGAGAAACGCTGAACGCGTGGTCTTGATCATGGGACTAGACCAGActcaagagaaggaagatatggACCGTGTTGACCTTAGTCTTCCGGGGAAGCAACGAGAGCTTATAACAAGCGTTGCTAAAGCTGCGAAGAGACCAGTGGTTCTTGTCTTGATATGTGGCGGTCCTGTCGATGTCTCATTTGCTAAGGACAACGACAAGATCGGTAGCATTGTTTGGGCTGGTTATCCTGGTGAAGCTGGAGGGGTTGCTCTTGCTGAAATCTTATTCGGAGATCACAATCCTG GAGGGAGATTACCTGTGACATGGTATCCTCAAAACTTTGTGAACGTGAAGATGACAGACATGAGGAtgagatcatcatcatctggaTATCCAGGAAGGACTTACAGATTCTACAAAGGACCTAAAGTGTTTGAGTTTGGTCATGGTCTTAGCTACACAACTTACTCTTACCAGTTCAAGACTCTAGCTCAAAACACTCTCTACCTGAACCAGtccaaacctcaaaccaacTCAGACTCTCTTCGATACGCTCTGGTCTCAGAAATGGGAAGAGAGAGCTGCGATACAGCCAAGACTAAGGTGAGTATTGTGGTTGAGAATCAAGGAGAGATGGCTGGGAAACATCCGGTGCTGATGTTTATGAGGCACGAGAAGGGAGGAGAAGACGGGACACGAGCTGAGAAACAGCTTGTTGGGTTTAAGAGCATTGTGTTGAGTAACGGAGAGAAAGGTGAAGTTGAGTTTGAGGTTGGTGTTTGTGAGCATTTGAGCAGAGCTAATGAAGTTGGAGTTATGGT